Proteins from one Bacteroides zhangwenhongii genomic window:
- a CDS encoding toprim domain-containing protein, whose protein sequence is MTIQDVKQIKLADYLQSLGYMPVKQQGRNLWYKSPLREETDASFKVNTELEKWYDFGIGKGGNIISLAAELYHSEDVAYLLKRIEERTAYIRPASFSFGRQHSDNQPYQGLRVGELSSPALIAYLQERGINIGLAKRECRELRFMNADKPYFAIGFPNMAGGYEVRNRYFKGCVAPKDITHIRQQGGQRCMCYLFEGFMDYLSFLTIRVENNPQHPRLDTQDYIILNSVSNLAKAESILETYTQVGCFLDNDTAGRNTCKKLKEKFGERLLDKSMYYREYKDLNDYLCGKPLSQSAEPIKEKKQVQSARRMMQPPKKKGEFQL, encoded by the coding sequence ATGACAATCCAAGATGTAAAACAAATCAAACTGGCAGACTATCTGCAAAGTCTGGGCTATATGCCTGTAAAGCAACAAGGCAGGAACCTGTGGTATAAATCACCGCTACGGGAAGAAACGGACGCATCGTTCAAGGTAAACACCGAGCTTGAAAAATGGTACGACTTCGGCATCGGCAAAGGCGGTAATATTATTTCATTGGCAGCGGAACTCTACCATTCGGAAGATGTAGCCTATCTGCTGAAACGCATAGAGGAGCGGACAGCATACATCCGCCCTGCATCGTTCTCTTTTGGCAGACAGCATTCCGACAATCAGCCTTATCAGGGATTAAGGGTTGGTGAGTTGTCCTCTCCTGCTCTTATAGCCTATCTGCAAGAAAGGGGAATAAACATCGGACTTGCCAAAAGGGAATGCAGGGAGCTTCGGTTTATGAATGCCGACAAACCCTATTTTGCCATCGGCTTTCCGAACATGGCAGGAGGATATGAAGTGCGCAACAGATACTTCAAGGGATGTGTCGCCCCGAAAGACATCACCCATATCCGACAGCAGGGCGGACAACGATGTATGTGTTACCTGTTCGAGGGGTTCATGGATTACCTTTCATTCCTTACCATCCGAGTAGAAAACAATCCGCAACACCCGCGATTGGACACACAGGACTATATCATATTGAACTCCGTTTCCAATCTTGCAAAAGCGGAAAGCATATTGGAGACCTACACCCAAGTCGGCTGTTTCCTTGACAACGACACGGCAGGACGGAACACTTGCAAGAAGCTGAAAGAGAAGTTTGGGGAACGGCTGCTTGACAAGTCAATGTACTATCGTGAGTATAAGGACTTGAACGACTACCTGTGCGGTAAGCCCTTGTCCCAATCGGCAGAGCCGATAAAGGAGAAGAAGCAAGTCCAATCCGCAAGGCGGATGATGCAGCCACCGAAAAAGAAAGGGGAATTTCAACTGTAA